From Erigeron canadensis isolate Cc75 chromosome 8, C_canadensis_v1, whole genome shotgun sequence, one genomic window encodes:
- the LOC122579356 gene encoding translation initiation factor eIF-2B subunit epsilon, with amino-acid sequence MGAKKGGKSEDAAEDMVRVPLQAILLADSFTTKFRPITLECPKVLLPLVNTPMIDYTLAWLEDAGIQEVFVFCCSHSKQIIDHLDKSKWLNQPDFIVTTIESHNCISAGDALRLIYERNVIHGDFVLVSGDTVSNMELTQALQEHKERRRKDSNAVMTMVIKKSKPSQVTRQTRLGTDELIMAIDPSTKQLLYYEDKADDPKAILTLDKSFLAESSSISLQNDKQDCYIDICSPEVLSLFTDNFDYQHLRRHFVKGLLVDDIMGYKIFTHEIHSHYAARIDNFRSYDSISKDIIQRWTYPLVPDVQFSTNTAAKLERNGIYRGSEISQSRSAEVGPYTYVGKGSSIGNNSKITNSVIGDDCEIGNNVSIGGCYIWNNVRIEDGCKLSNAILCDGVVMRSGAVLQPGVVLSYKVVVGQEFVVPAYSKVSLLTQPVIQDSDEELEYADNNSVVTPSMNTLENGDSTNNMASCEMGNGGRGFIWSISEAGHEEWRHSVAPIPAEKLIELTQAFNDDLDIAVQDDPLVPLSDGRDSGTESDDDIKDEAQDFEKEVEATFLRVFNGEVKEDNTVMEINALRLAYNMAIENCASALFYSMMKSALKSAHKSPTELVINVKDVITRWGKLLKVYLPGVDEEIEVIMKFEEMCLESSKEYAPLFVRIMQLLYDQDIIQEDAILNWAKEKEDADESDKVFLKQSEKFIQWLNEASEEED; translated from the coding sequence ATGGGGGCTAAGAAAGGTGGGAAATCAGAAGATGCTGCGGAGGATATGGTTCGTGTTCCTTTGCAAGCCATTCTATTGGCTGATAGTTTCACTACAAAGTTCCGGCCTATCACTCTTGAATGCCCGAAAGTACTTTTACCGTTAGTTAATACCCCAATGATTGATTACACATTAGCTTGGCTTGAAGATGCAGGAATCCAAGAAGTCTTTGTGTTTTGTTGTTCTCATTCGAAGCAAATAATCGATCATTTGGATAAATCTAAGTGGCTTAACCAGCCTGACTTTATTGTTACCACAATCGAGTCGCATAATTGTATTAGTGCTGGTGATGCTTTGCGCTTGATATATGAGCGGAATGTGATACATGGAGATTTTGTACTTGTTAGTGGAGATACGGTTAGCAATATGGAACTTACGCAGGCACTTCAAGAACACAAAGAAAGAAGACGAAAGGACAGCAATGCTGTCATGACGATggttattaaaaaatcaaaaccgtcCCAGGTTACTCGCCAAACACGGCTTGGAACTGATGAGCTGATCATGGCAATCGACCCATCAACAAAGCAGCTGCTTTATTATGAGGATAAAGCCGATGATCCCAAAGCAATATTAACTCTCGATAAGTCGTTTCTTGCTGAAAGTTCTTCTATATCTCTACAGAATGACAAACAAGATTGTTATATCGACATATGCTCCCCAGAAGTCCTTAGTCTTTTCACTGATAATTTTGACTATCAACATCTACGTCGTCACTTTGTAAAAGGATTgcttgttgatgatatcatggGTTATAAAATCTTTACTCATGAAATTCATTCACATTATGCTGCTAGGATCGATAACTTTCGAAGCTATGACTCAATAAGTAAAGATATAATTCAGAGGTGGACGTATCCATTAGTGCCAGATGTGCAGTTTTCAACGAATACTGCCGCCAAACTTGAAAGAAATGGAATTTATCGGGGGTCTGAGATATCTCAGTCACGTTCGGCTGAAGTTGGACCATATACGTATGTTGGGAAAGGAAGTAGTATTGGTAACAACTCTAAAATTACAAATTCTGTTATCGGGGATGATTGTGAAATCGGGAATAATGTTTCCATTGGTGGCTGTTACATATGGAATAATGTTAGAATAGAAGATGGATGCAAACTAAGTAATGCAATATTATGTGACGGGGTTGTTATGAGATCTGGAGCTGTTCTTCAACCAGGTGTAGTATTGTCATATAAGGTAGTTGTTGGACAAGAATTTGTTGTTCCTGCCTATTCAAAAGTTTCTTTACTCACACAGCCCGTGATCCAAGATAGTGATGAGGAGCTTGAATATGCTGATAATAACAGTGTGGTCACACCATCCATGAATACTCTAGAGAATGGGGATTCAACTAATAATATGGCTTCATGTGAGATGGGTAATGGAGGGCGTGGATTCATTTGGTCAATTAGTGAAGCTGGCCATGAAGAATGGAGGCATTCTGTTGCACCGATACCTGCTGAAAAACTTATCGAGCTTACTCAAGCGTTTAATGACGATCTCGATATTGCTGTTCAAGATGACCCTCTTGTCCCCCTTTCTGATGGACGAGATTCAGGTACTGAATCGGATGATGATATTAAGGATGAGGCTCAGgattttgaaaaagaagttgaGGCGACTTTTCTGAGGGTTTTTAATGGAGAAGTCAAAGAGGACAATACAGTTATGGAAATCAACGCATTGAGGCTGGCTTATAACATGGCTATTGAGAATTGTGCAAGCGCATTGTTTTATTCCATGATGAAATCAGCACTCAAATCTGCACACAAGTCGCCTACAGAATTGGTTATAAATGTTAAGGATGTAATAACACGTTGGGGCAAATTATTGAAGGTTTATCTTCCAGGCGTCGATGAGGAAATTGAAGTGATAATGAAATTTGAAGAAATGTGTTTGGAGTCTAGTAAAGAGTATGCCCCGTTGTTTGTAAGGATTATGCAACTTTTATATGACCAAGATATTATACAAGAGGATGCAATTCTTAATTGGgcaaaggaaaaagaagatgCTGATGAATCTGATAAAGTTTTTCTCAAGCAATCAGAAAAGTTCATCCAGTGGCTGAATGAGGCTTCTGAAGAAGAGGATTGA